The following are from one region of the Macaca thibetana thibetana isolate TM-01 chromosome 2, ASM2454274v1, whole genome shotgun sequence genome:
- the NICN1 gene encoding nicolin-1, whose product MSRILVPCHVKGTVALQVGDVRTSQGRPGVLVIDVTFPSVAPFELQEITFKNYYTAFLSIRVRQHTSAHTPAKWVTCLRDYCLMPDPHSEEGAQEYVSLFKHQMLCDMARVLELRLILRQPSPLWLSFTVEELQIYQQGPKSPSMTFPKWLSHPVPCEQPALLCEGLPDPSRVSSEVQQMWALTEMIRASHTSARIGRFDVDGCYDLNLLSYT is encoded by the exons ATGTCCCGCATTTTGGTGCCTTGCCATGTGAAAGGCACCGTAGCCCTCCAGGTGGGCGACGTGCGGACCTCCCAAGGCCGGCCTGGCGTGCTGGTCATCGATGTCACCTTCCCCAGCGTCGCTCCCTTCGAG TTGCAGGAGATCACATTTAAGAATTACTACACAGCTTTTTTGAGCATCCGTGTCCGTCAGCACACCTCTGCACACACACCTGCCAAGTGGGTGACCTGCCTGCGGGACTACTGTCTAATGCCCGACCCACACAGTGAGGAGGGAGCCCAGGAGTATGTATCGCTGTTCAAGCATCAG atgCTGTGTGACATGGCCAGAGTATTGGAGCTACGCCTGATTCTGCGGCAGCCATCACCACTGTGGCTGTCTTTCACAGTGGAGGAGCTGCAGATCTATCAGCAGGGACCAAAG AGCCCCTCCATGACCTTCCCCAAGTGGCTCTCCCACCCAGTGCCCTGTGAGCAACCTGCACTCCTCTGTGAG GGTCTCCCAGACCCCAGCAGGGTATCCTCCGAGGTGCAGCAGATGTGGGCACTGACAGAGATGATCCGGGCCAGTCACACCTCCGCGAGGATCGGCCGTTTTGAT GTGGATGGCTGTTATGACCTGAACTTGCTCTCCTACACTTGA